A genomic window from Phyllopteryx taeniolatus isolate TA_2022b chromosome 2, UOR_Ptae_1.2, whole genome shotgun sequence includes:
- the vegfd gene encoding vascular endothelial growth factor D, with protein MEMKRTLCRTSCLVTLLAELSWINGSLGLQREAGSRVAKQWERKVRSASGLDELLGLADFPDWKLWKCRMRLQQSDSLFWPPLAGSHRSTRYAAESYSLEILKECCVSHAAIDEEWQRTQCMPRETCVDVAKELGTAPSMFFKPPCVSVHRCSGCCNQDGVTCRNTSTVLVNKTVLSVFPFKFVPEPVLIKVANHTECRCMEPAIIRRNAQPQRSSGCSLISLLPEAENSMRLCVSGWIWDCASDRCIPYPSGGRPELPPTSRMPDCEIDVERCDCIPRAEPTAQLRPVQRCHLNSSICSHRRQYFDPSSCRCKWPK; from the exons ATGGAGATGAAGCGGACTCTTTGTCGAACCTCCTGCTTGGTGACTCTGCTGGCGGAGCTCAGCTGGATCAACGGGAGCCTCGGCCTGCAAAGGGAGGCGGGAAGTAGG GTGGCGAAGCAGTGGGAAAGGAAGGTGCGCTCGGCCTCCGGCCTCGACGAGCTGCTCGGGCTCGCCGACTTCCCCGACTGGAAGTTGTGGAAGTGTCGCATGAGACTGCAGCAGTCGGACTCTCTTTTCTGGCCACCTTTGGCCGGCTCCCATCGCTCGACGCGTTACGCGGCGGAGTCTTACAGCCTGGAGATACTCAAAG AATGTTGCGTCTCCCATGCAGCCATCGATGAGGAGTGGCAACGGACACAGTGCATGCCGAGAGAGACGTGTGTGGATGTGGCCAAGGAGCTGGGCACTGCCCCGTCCATGTTCTTCAAGCCACCTTGCGTGTCCGTCCACAG ATGTAGCGGCTGCTGCAATCAAGATGGTGTCACATGCAGAAACACAAGTACAGTACTGGTCAATAAAACT GTCCTTAGCGTGTTTCCGTTCAAGTTCGTACCGGAGCCCGTGTTGATAAAAGTAGCGAATCATACAGAATGCCGATGCATGGAGCCGGCCATTATACGACGCAACGCTCAGCCTCAGAGGAGCAGTGG ttgttcTCTGATCAGTCTGCTTCCAGAGGCTGAGAACTCCATGAGACTTTGCGTCAGCGGTTGGATTTGGGATTGTGCAAGTGACAGATGCATACCATACCCCTCCGGTGGTAGACCAG AGTTGCCACCGACGTCACGGATGCCCGACTGTGAGATCGATGTCGAGCGTTGCGACTGTATTCCAAGAGCCGAACCCACCGCCCAACTAAGACCGGTCCAACGCTGTCACCTGAACAGCTCCATCTGTTCTCACAGACGTCAATATTTTGACCCCTCATCCTGCAG GTGTAAGTGGCCCAAGTAG
- the LOC133467750 gene encoding cell surface A33 antigen-like isoform X2 encodes MDVDLAAGKADLKLTSISLADNKEFECRVQIPGDTEGTLFDTARLVVLVAPSTPTCKIEGKEEYGQNINLTCISEEGSPPPKYEWTSLDVRNVPHIKDRRTTSKGGVLSLFNITKDTSGYYTCTSSNKIRSASCNITLTVMPPSMNVGFTAGIIAGVVAALIILVVVIYCCCCRKKKEKEEYAMGVREEGHPDKVPDKNGAERSAVRRDEDDSDVRAPLRDQYEERRERDHSPRSDYDDRHGDPDNRRRDPDDRRSDYDDRRSDYDDRRSDYDDRRSDYDDRRRDYDDRRRDYDDRRSDYDDRRSDYSNVRDEYSRERYDDNRRTDPRDKYSDRRDHYDDDNEQNGDKRNHDDDRYDEPYDDRERPPVPSDKPRRRDN; translated from the exons ATGGATGTGGACTTGGCCGCGGGAAAGGCCGACCTGAAGCTTACCTCCATCTCACTCGCGGATAACAAAGAATTTGAGTGCCGCGTCCAGATCCCAGGCGACACTGAGGGCACGCTGTTCGACACTGCCCGCTTGGTGGTTCTAG TGGCTCCGTCTACACCCACCTGTAAAATTGAAGGGAAAGAAGAATATGGGCAGAACATTAATCTGACCTGCATCTCAGAGGAAGGCTCGCCACCACCCAAGTATGAATGGACCAGTCTCGACGTACGTAATGTTCCCCATATCAAAGACCGAAGGACTACTAGCA AGGGCGGCGTCCTTTCTCTATTCAACATCACCAAAGACACGTCGGGATACTACACCTGCACCTCAAGCAACAAGATCCGCTCTGCCAGCTGCAACATCaccctcacagtcatgccac CATCCATGAACGTCGGCTTCACAGCAGGAATAATTGCAGGAGTTGTTGCAGCGTTGATCATACTGGTCGTTGTCATCtattgctgctgctgccgcaagaagaaagaaaaggaggAATATGCAATGGG AGTTCGCGAGGAAGGGCACCCCGACAAAGTGCCAGACAAGAACGGAGCTGAGAGGTCAGCTGTTAGACGCGATGAGGACGATTCGGATGTGAGGGCCCCCCTTCGGGACCAGTACGAAGAACGACGCGAACGTGACCACAGCCCCCGCAGCGACTACGACGATCGTCACGGGGATCCTGACAATCGCCGCAGGGATCCTGACGACCGCCGCAGCGACTACGACGACCGCCGCAGCGACTACGACGACCGCCGCAGCGACTACGACGACCGCCGCAGCGACTACGACGACCGCCGCAGGGACTACGACGACCGCCGCAGGGACTACGACGACCGCCGCAGCGACTACGACGACCGCCGCAGCGACTATTCCAACGTACGTGACGAGTACAGCCGCGAGCGCTATGACGACAACCGCCGTACCGATCCCCGCGATAAGTACAGTGACCGCCGTGATCACTACGACGACGACAATGAGCAAAACGGAGATAAGCGCAACCATGATGACGACCGCTACGATGAACCTTATGATGATCGGGAAAGGCCTCCTGTCCCATCCGATAAGCCACGCCGAAGAGACAACTAA
- the pir gene encoding pirin isoform X3, whose protein sequence is MLDEFRVSKPAGFPDHPHRGFETMLAVGGGLVLMTIYQSVRNINGEVEHVCFHLCYVLFYTVAVLFPEQVTYVLEGVVAHEDFCGHSGRLQPGDLQWMTAGRGVVHAEMPMSEEPLVGLQLWVNLSRQNKMVEPAYQELRSSEIPKPTQGGVTVAVISGEALGAKAKVFTRTSTMYLDFALRTGAQHVQPVPSGWTAFIYTLSGTIDVGPDEEQQKVEPHHTVVFGDGDCVRFENKGYDISHFVLIAGEPINEPVVKHGPFVMNTQEEISQAISDYRNAQNGFERALNWRSKIGDAV, encoded by the exons ATGCTAGCCGTTGGAGGAGGTCTTGTTCTGATGACCATTTATCAAAGCGTTAGGAATATTAATGGGGAAGTAGAGCACGTTTGCTTTCATCTTTGCTACGTTCTCTTTTACACCGTCGCTGTGTTGTTCCCCGAACAGGTAACGTACGTGTTGGAAGGGGTCGTAGCCCATGAGGACTTCTGTGGCCATTCAGGGCGACTGCAACCTGGAGATCTGCAA TGGATGACTGCAGGACGGGGAGTGGTTCACGCTGAGATGCCCATGTCTGAGGAACCCTTGGTGGGTTTGCAGCTCTGGGTGAACCTGtccagacaaaacaaaatggtggAACCAGCCTATCAGGAGCTGCGGAGCTCTGAGATCCCCAAACCAACTCAGGGCGGAGTCACGGTGGCTGTGATTTCTGGAGAAGCCCTAGGAGcaaaa GCCAAGGTCTTCACAAGGACATCGACCATGTATTTGGATTTTGCGCTGAGGACAGGAGCCCAACATGTGCAGCCAGTTCCCTCAG GATGGACTGCTTTCATTTACACTCTATCAGGAACCATTGATGTTG gtcCAGATGAGGAGCAGCAGAAGGTGGAGCCCCATCACACGGTAGTTTTTGGGGATGGAGATTGTGTGcgatttgaaaacaaa GGTTACGACATTTCCCATTTTGTCCTGATCGCCGGAGAACCAATCAACGAGCCTGTGGTGAAACACG GTCCATTTGTTATGAACACGCAGGAAGAGATCAGCCAGGCGATCAGCGACTACAGGAATGCTCAAAATGGCTTTGAGCGGGCCTTAAATTGGAGATCTAAGATCGGGGATGCTGTTTGA
- the pir gene encoding pirin isoform X9, whose product MLDEFRVSKPAGFPDHPHRGFETVTYVLEGVVAHEDFCGHSGRLQPGDLQWMTAGRGVVHAEMPMSEEPLVGLQLWVNLSRQNKMVEPAYQELRSSEIPKPTQGGVTVAVISGEALGAKAKVFTRTSTMYLDFALRTGAQHVQPVPSGWTAFIYTLSGTIDVGPDEEQQKVEPHHTVVFGDGDCVRFENKGYDISHFVLIAGEPINEPVVKHGPFVMNTQEEISQAISDYRNAQNGFERALNWRSKIGDAV is encoded by the exons GTAACGTACGTGTTGGAAGGGGTCGTAGCCCATGAGGACTTCTGTGGCCATTCAGGGCGACTGCAACCTGGAGATCTGCAA TGGATGACTGCAGGACGGGGAGTGGTTCACGCTGAGATGCCCATGTCTGAGGAACCCTTGGTGGGTTTGCAGCTCTGGGTGAACCTGtccagacaaaacaaaatggtggAACCAGCCTATCAGGAGCTGCGGAGCTCTGAGATCCCCAAACCAACTCAGGGCGGAGTCACGGTGGCTGTGATTTCTGGAGAAGCCCTAGGAGcaaaa GCCAAGGTCTTCACAAGGACATCGACCATGTATTTGGATTTTGCGCTGAGGACAGGAGCCCAACATGTGCAGCCAGTTCCCTCAG GATGGACTGCTTTCATTTACACTCTATCAGGAACCATTGATGTTG gtcCAGATGAGGAGCAGCAGAAGGTGGAGCCCCATCACACGGTAGTTTTTGGGGATGGAGATTGTGTGcgatttgaaaacaaa GGTTACGACATTTCCCATTTTGTCCTGATCGCCGGAGAACCAATCAACGAGCCTGTGGTGAAACACG GTCCATTTGTTATGAACACGCAGGAAGAGATCAGCCAGGCGATCAGCGACTACAGGAATGCTCAAAATGGCTTTGAGCGGGCCTTAAATTGGAGATCTAAGATCGGGGATGCTGTTTGA
- the grpr gene encoding gastrin-releasing peptide receptor isoform X3, with protein sequence MFCFQHITSYTLLVESRKRLAKTVLAFVALFAVCWLPSHVIFLYRSYHYSEVDTSLIHFVCSVVARILAFTNSCLNPFALYLLSKNFQKEFKENLCCFCPEIIKASTHSPNRDMRMTSATPLRGTLKL encoded by the exons ATGTTCTGTTTCCAGCATATTACCTCGTACACCCTACTG GTCGAGTCCAGAAAACGCTTGGCCAAGACAGTGTTGGCATTTGTGGCCCTCTTCGCCGTATGCTGGCTGCCCAGTCACGTCATCTTCTTATACCGCTCCTACCACTACTCAGAG GTGGACACGTCCCTGATCCACTTTGTGTGCAGCGTTGTTGCTCGGATCCTGGCCTTCACAAACTCCTGCCTGAACCCTTTTGCTCTTTATCTGCTCAGCAAGAACTTTCAGAAGGAGTTCAAGGAGAACCTCTGCTGTTTCTGCCCTGAGATCATCAAAGCGTCCACGCACAGTCCAAATCGTGACATGCGCATGACCTCTGCCACGCCACTCCGTGGCACCCTCAAGCTTTGA
- the LOC133467750 gene encoding cell surface A33 antigen-like isoform X1, giving the protein MEMRIFTFTLLYLMVIGAGALQVSIAEDQYEYARGDNVTLPCLFQSTVTRPPVMVILWSVEGLEANADEKVIAAYYFPGALTDIKEAYKKRVSMDVDLAAGKADLKLTSISLADNKEFECRVQIPGDTEGTLFDTARLVVLVAPSTPTCKIEGKEEYGQNINLTCISEEGSPPPKYEWTSLDVRNVPHIKDRRTTSKGGVLSLFNITKDTSGYYTCTSSNKIRSASCNITLTVMPPSMNVGFTAGIIAGVVAALIILVVVIYCCCCRKKKEKEEYAMGVREEGHPDKVPDKNGAERSAVRRDEDDSDVRAPLRDQYEERRERDHSPRSDYDDRHGDPDNRRRDPDDRRSDYDDRRSDYDDRRSDYDDRRSDYDDRRRDYDDRRRDYDDRRSDYDDRRSDYSNVRDEYSRERYDDNRRTDPRDKYSDRRDHYDDDNEQNGDKRNHDDDRYDEPYDDRERPPVPSDKPRRRDN; this is encoded by the exons ATGGAGATGAGGATTTTCACCTTCACTCTTCTGTATCTGA TGGTGATAGGTGCTGGTGCCTTACAAGTGAGCATCGCAGAGGATCAGTACGAGTATGCCAGAGGTGACAACGTCACGTTGCCATGTTTGTTTCAATCTACAGTCACCAGGCCGCCGGTCATGGTCATCTTGTGGTCTGTGGAAGGATTAGAAGCTAATGCTGACGAG AAAGTGATCGCCGCTTATTACTTCCCTGGTGCGTTGACGGACATCAAAGAAGCCTACAAAAAGCGAGTGTCCATGGATGTGGACTTGGCCGCGGGAAAGGCCGACCTGAAGCTTACCTCCATCTCACTCGCGGATAACAAAGAATTTGAGTGCCGCGTCCAGATCCCAGGCGACACTGAGGGCACGCTGTTCGACACTGCCCGCTTGGTGGTTCTAG TGGCTCCGTCTACACCCACCTGTAAAATTGAAGGGAAAGAAGAATATGGGCAGAACATTAATCTGACCTGCATCTCAGAGGAAGGCTCGCCACCACCCAAGTATGAATGGACCAGTCTCGACGTACGTAATGTTCCCCATATCAAAGACCGAAGGACTACTAGCA AGGGCGGCGTCCTTTCTCTATTCAACATCACCAAAGACACGTCGGGATACTACACCTGCACCTCAAGCAACAAGATCCGCTCTGCCAGCTGCAACATCaccctcacagtcatgccac CATCCATGAACGTCGGCTTCACAGCAGGAATAATTGCAGGAGTTGTTGCAGCGTTGATCATACTGGTCGTTGTCATCtattgctgctgctgccgcaagaagaaagaaaaggaggAATATGCAATGGG AGTTCGCGAGGAAGGGCACCCCGACAAAGTGCCAGACAAGAACGGAGCTGAGAGGTCAGCTGTTAGACGCGATGAGGACGATTCGGATGTGAGGGCCCCCCTTCGGGACCAGTACGAAGAACGACGCGAACGTGACCACAGCCCCCGCAGCGACTACGACGATCGTCACGGGGATCCTGACAATCGCCGCAGGGATCCTGACGACCGCCGCAGCGACTACGACGACCGCCGCAGCGACTACGACGACCGCCGCAGCGACTACGACGACCGCCGCAGCGACTACGACGACCGCCGCAGGGACTACGACGACCGCCGCAGGGACTACGACGACCGCCGCAGCGACTACGACGACCGCCGCAGCGACTATTCCAACGTACGTGACGAGTACAGCCGCGAGCGCTATGACGACAACCGCCGTACCGATCCCCGCGATAAGTACAGTGACCGCCGTGATCACTACGACGACGACAATGAGCAAAACGGAGATAAGCGCAACCATGATGACGACCGCTACGATGAACCTTATGATGATCGGGAAAGGCCTCCTGTCCCATCCGATAAGCCACGCCGAAGAGACAACTAA
- the grpr gene encoding uncharacterized protein grpr isoform X1 — translation MKRCSVSSILPRTPYWYRATVRPLDIQTSSSTTGIVLRATLIWIVSLVLATPEAIFSDLHVFNVPSSNKSFVTCAPYPPRGRVQKTLGQDSVGICGPLRRMLAAQSRHLLIPLLPLLRGGHVPDPLCVQRCCSDPGLHKLLPEPFCSLSAQQELSEGVQGEPLLFLP, via the exons ATGAAAAGATGTTCTGTTTCCAGCATATTACCTCGTACACCCTACTG GTACAGGGCCACCGTGAGGCCGCTCGACATCCAGACGTCGAGTTCTACGACCGGCATCGTCCTGCGGGCGACGCTCATCTGGATCGTTTCCCTCGTCCTGGCAACTCCCGAGGCCATCTTCTCTGACCTTCACGTCTTTAACGTTCCTTCCAGCAATAAGAGCTTTGTCACCTGTGCGCCCTATCCCCCTCGTG GTCGAGTCCAGAAAACGCTTGGCCAAGACAGTGTTGGCATTTGTGGCCCTCTTCGCCGTATGCTGGCTGCCCAGTCACGTCATCTTCTTATACCGCTCCTACCACTACTCAGAG GTGGACACGTCCCTGATCCACTTTGTGTGCAGCGTTGTTGCTCGGATCCTGGCCTTCACAAACTCCTGCCTGAACCCTTTTGCTCTTTATCTGCTCAGCAAGAACTTTCAGAAGGAGTTCAAGGAGAACCTCTGCTGTTTCTGCCCTGA
- the grpr gene encoding uncharacterized protein grpr isoform X2, producing MRGDIWYRATVRPLDIQTSSSTTGIVLRATLIWIVSLVLATPEAIFSDLHVFNVPSSNKSFVTCAPYPPRGRVQKTLGQDSVGICGPLRRMLAAQSRHLLIPLLPLLRGGHVPDPLCVQRCCSDPGLHKLLPEPFCSLSAQQELSEGVQGEPLLFLP from the exons ATGCGAGGTGATATTTG GTACAGGGCCACCGTGAGGCCGCTCGACATCCAGACGTCGAGTTCTACGACCGGCATCGTCCTGCGGGCGACGCTCATCTGGATCGTTTCCCTCGTCCTGGCAACTCCCGAGGCCATCTTCTCTGACCTTCACGTCTTTAACGTTCCTTCCAGCAATAAGAGCTTTGTCACCTGTGCGCCCTATCCCCCTCGTG GTCGAGTCCAGAAAACGCTTGGCCAAGACAGTGTTGGCATTTGTGGCCCTCTTCGCCGTATGCTGGCTGCCCAGTCACGTCATCTTCTTATACCGCTCCTACCACTACTCAGAG GTGGACACGTCCCTGATCCACTTTGTGTGCAGCGTTGTTGCTCGGATCCTGGCCTTCACAAACTCCTGCCTGAACCCTTTTGCTCTTTATCTGCTCAGCAAGAACTTTCAGAAGGAGTTCAAGGAGAACCTCTGCTGTTTCTGCCCTGA